The candidate division KSB1 bacterium genome window below encodes:
- a CDS encoding SpoVR family protein, with translation MSLPPDLAAIKDEIRGYAREYGLDFYETIFEVIDYDELNEIASYGGFPTRYPHWRHGMEYEELSKSYSYGLAKIYEMVINNDPCYAYLMRCNNIVDQKLVMAHVYAHCDFFKNNLWFSKTNRKMMDEMANHATRVRRYIELYGEETVENFIDVCLSLENLIDPHLPFMGNGSAPAAQPEDEPPAEPKQIKFKSPKDYLDEFINPPEFLAAQRRKEEEESRKRLRKVPEKPQRDVLQFLIEHAPLQKWERDVLSIIREEAYYFAPQAQTKIMNEGWASYWHSKMMTERILSDSEVIDYADHHSGTLHTSPGRLNPYKLGIELFRDIEDRWNRGKFGKEYEECDDYEVKKAWDTQLGLGRQKIFEVRKLYNDVTFIDAFLTPEFCREHKLFVYDYNERSGYYEISDRQFQAIKQRLLFMLTNHGQPFIFVEDGNYKNRGELYLRHRHEGIDLKLDEARDTMKNLYRIWTRPVHLETVLEETKTLLTYDGEQHKETEME, from the coding sequence ATGAGCCTGCCTCCCGATCTTGCCGCCATCAAGGATGAAATCCGGGGTTACGCCCGCGAATACGGCCTGGATTTCTATGAGACCATCTTCGAGGTCATTGATTACGACGAGCTCAACGAAATCGCCAGTTACGGCGGTTTTCCGACGCGCTATCCCCACTGGCGCCACGGCATGGAGTATGAAGAGCTGTCCAAAAGCTACTCCTACGGCCTGGCCAAAATCTACGAGATGGTGATCAACAACGACCCCTGCTATGCCTACCTCATGCGCTGCAACAACATTGTCGACCAGAAACTGGTGATGGCGCATGTCTATGCGCACTGCGATTTCTTCAAGAACAACCTGTGGTTCTCGAAGACCAACCGCAAGATGATGGATGAGATGGCGAACCACGCCACCCGGGTGCGGCGCTACATCGAACTGTATGGGGAAGAAACGGTCGAGAACTTCATTGATGTCTGCCTGAGCCTGGAGAATCTGATCGATCCGCACCTGCCGTTCATGGGCAATGGCAGCGCGCCGGCAGCGCAGCCGGAGGACGAACCGCCGGCCGAGCCCAAACAGATCAAATTCAAAAGCCCGAAAGACTACCTCGATGAATTCATCAACCCGCCCGAATTCCTGGCCGCACAGCGCCGCAAGGAGGAGGAAGAGAGCAGGAAACGACTGCGCAAAGTTCCCGAAAAGCCGCAGCGCGACGTGCTGCAGTTCCTGATCGAGCATGCGCCTCTGCAAAAGTGGGAGCGGGACGTGCTCAGCATCATCCGCGAGGAGGCCTACTATTTTGCGCCGCAGGCCCAAACCAAAATCATGAACGAGGGTTGGGCGAGCTACTGGCATTCCAAGATGATGACCGAGCGCATTCTCTCGGATTCCGAAGTCATCGACTACGCCGATCATCATTCCGGCACGCTGCACACCAGCCCGGGGCGGCTGAATCCCTACAAACTCGGCATCGAACTGTTTCGCGACATCGAGGACCGCTGGAATCGCGGCAAGTTCGGCAAGGAGTACGAAGAGTGTGACGATTACGAGGTCAAAAAAGCCTGGGACACCCAGCTCGGTCTGGGGCGGCAGAAGATTTTCGAAGTGCGCAAACTCTACAACGACGTCACCTTCATCGACGCCTTTTTGACGCCGGAATTCTGCCGCGAGCACAAGCTGTTCGTCTATGACTACAACGAACGCAGCGGCTACTATGAAATCAGCGACCGCCAGTTTCAGGCAATCAAGCAGCGTCTGCTGTTCATGCTGACCAATCACGGCCAGCCGTTCATTTTCGTGGAAGACGGCAACTACAAAAATCGCGGCGAGCTTTATCTCCGCCACCGCCATGAAGGCATTGACCTCAAACTCGACGAGGCCCGCGACACGATGAAGAACCTCTACCGCATCTGGACCCGTCCCGTGCACCTGGAAACCGTGCTGGAGGAGACCAAGACGCTGTTGACCTACGACGGCGAACAACACAAGGAGACGGAAATGGAGTAA
- a CDS encoding DUF444 family protein — protein sequence MVKRIEKDRSRFRQILRGQIKKELRKYISRGELIGKQGKDLISIPVHQINLPRFRYSGKSTGGVGQGDGDPGTPIGRSDDQPGTGKAGEAPGDHLLEVDVSLEELAQLLGEELELPNISPKGRKNIISEKDKYIGISTTGPESLRHFKRTYKQALKRQLISGTYNPESPRIIPYREDRRYRTWKTVPMPEASAVIIYMMDVSGSMGDEQKEIVRIESFWIDTWLRYQYKNLETRYIIHDAVAREVDQETFYHTRESGGTIISSAYKLAHAIVTADYSPDDWNIYMMHFSDGDNWGEIDTDECIQILEKKLLPVVNLFCYGQVESPYGSGQFIRDLDDYFDAEEKLVLSEIPDKEAIYKSIKEFLGKGK from the coding sequence ATGGTCAAACGCATCGAAAAAGACCGCAGCCGGTTCCGGCAAATTCTGCGCGGGCAGATCAAGAAAGAGCTGCGCAAATACATCAGTCGCGGCGAGCTGATCGGCAAGCAGGGCAAGGACCTCATCAGCATTCCGGTGCACCAGATCAATCTGCCGCGCTTCCGCTATTCCGGCAAGAGCACCGGCGGTGTGGGCCAGGGTGATGGTGACCCCGGCACGCCCATCGGCCGCAGCGATGATCAGCCGGGCACGGGCAAGGCGGGCGAAGCGCCGGGTGATCATCTGCTCGAAGTCGATGTCTCGCTGGAGGAACTGGCACAATTGCTCGGGGAAGAGCTGGAGCTGCCCAACATCTCGCCGAAGGGCAGGAAGAACATCATCAGCGAGAAGGACAAATACATCGGCATCAGCACCACCGGCCCGGAATCGCTGCGGCATTTCAAGCGCACCTACAAGCAGGCACTCAAGCGGCAATTGATCAGCGGCACCTACAATCCCGAAAGTCCGCGCATCATCCCCTATCGCGAAGACCGCCGCTACCGCACCTGGAAAACCGTGCCGATGCCGGAGGCGAGCGCCGTCATCATCTACATGATGGATGTTTCCGGCTCGATGGGCGACGAGCAAAAAGAGATCGTGCGCATCGAATCGTTTTGGATCGACACCTGGCTGCGCTATCAATACAAAAATCTCGAGACGCGCTACATCATCCACGATGCCGTGGCACGCGAGGTCGATCAGGAGACTTTCTACCACACCCGCGAAAGTGGCGGCACCATCATCTCCTCCGCCTACAAACTCGCCCATGCCATTGTGACGGCAGACTACAGCCCCGACGACTGGAACATCTACATGATGCACTTCTCCGATGGCGACAACTGGGGCGAAATCGACACCGACGAGTGCATCCAAATTCTGGAAAAGAAGCTGCTGCCGGTGGTCAACCTCTTTTGCTACGGCCAGGTGGAAAGCCCCTACGGCAGCGGCCAGTTCATTCGCGATCTGGACGACTATTTCGACGCCGAAGAAAAGCTGGTGCTTTCGGAAATCCCTGACAAGGAGGCGATCTACAAATCGATCAAGGAGTTTTTGGGAAAAGGCAAATAA